A stretch of the Gemmatimonadota bacterium genome encodes the following:
- a CDS encoding T9SS type A sorting domain-containing protein gives MTPRRNTSRLFGLLTASICVLVAPAADASMNYDYVIDYSQSTVTITALGSSFEANMQGTFEFSVDPSLVAGAVDTIRALNSAVDDINMGLASLKNVTIVSLLGDPANGLVEDAVPNDGFVELNQYLPIIVDYVYDPLFGASVAYTDTMLTCVGVGPVCTDSAGTSASSLNTNTFDFTLHSSETIPAADSPTGTEITLTMDVLGHGTPNVSSTMPTDGAATRSLSVWPNPAGGDVSIRFGMNRTDVEAIDVVDVRGRRVALLGTGSSADDSHTIQWNGIGLTGERVLSGVYFVRVRDAQGIVARRVVMLR, from the coding sequence ATGACCCCAAGACGAAACACATCCCGCCTCTTTGGACTCCTGACGGCGTCGATCTGCGTCCTTGTGGCGCCCGCCGCAGACGCGTCCATGAACTACGACTATGTGATCGACTACAGCCAGAGCACGGTGACGATCACGGCTCTTGGATCAAGCTTCGAGGCGAACATGCAGGGGACCTTCGAGTTCAGCGTCGACCCGTCGCTGGTGGCCGGTGCAGTGGACACGATTCGCGCGCTGAACTCCGCCGTGGACGATATCAACATGGGACTGGCCTCGCTCAAGAATGTCACGATTGTGAGCCTTCTCGGTGACCCGGCCAATGGGCTGGTTGAAGACGCGGTGCCCAACGACGGATTTGTGGAACTGAACCAGTACCTGCCGATCATTGTGGACTATGTGTACGACCCACTCTTCGGAGCGTCCGTCGCGTACACGGATACCATGCTCACCTGCGTGGGCGTGGGGCCGGTGTGTACGGATTCGGCCGGCACCAGCGCGTCCAGCTTGAATACGAACACCTTCGACTTCACGCTTCACTCCAGCGAAACGATTCCGGCCGCGGACAGTCCCACCGGAACTGAGATTACGCTCACAATGGATGTCTTGGGACATGGAACGCCGAATGTGTCTTCCACCATGCCGACCGACGGGGCAGCCACCCGTTCGCTGTCGGTCTGGCCCAACCCGGCGGGCGGAGATGTGTCGATTCGCTTCGGCATGAACCGCACGGATGTCGAGGCGATCGATGTCGTGGATGTTCGCGGACGGCGCGTGGCGCTTCTGGGAACGGGTTCGTCGGCGGACGATTCGCATACGATCCAATGGAATGGCATCGGCCTCACCGGAGAGCGCGTCCTGTCCGGTGTGTACTTCGTGCGTGTGCGTGATGCGCAGGGCATCGTCGCACGCCGCGTGGTCATGCTTCGATAA